In Paractinoplanes brasiliensis, the following proteins share a genomic window:
- a CDS encoding 3-hydroxyacyl-CoA dehydrogenase NAD-binding domain-containing protein yields the protein MIEHPNEVVTKALVRFVQVGDKKAALITLDNGFDHKKPNSFGPGGLTSLDEAITAATDAKPAFIALTGKPYIFCVGADITGIPFLASREQAVELGELGHRVFARLKNSTIPTFAFINGAALGGGLEVALHCHYRTVSGGAAALGLPEVAIGLVPGWGGSQLLPNLIGVPGAAQVILQNPLTQKVLRPKQAVELGVADQLFEPADFLERSLEWAAAVVDGELTVQRPEVDKDMWEGVLFFAKQQLDEKLHGAVPSANKALELLALAKDASFEDGTAAETEVLADLIMGDESRASLYAFDLVQRRAKRPVGVPDSSLARKVTKVGIVGAGLMASQLALLFARRLQVPVVLTDIDQARVDKGVSYVTEQIDKLVAKRRLDEGSAAKLRGLVSGSVDKSVFADADFVIEAVFENLELKKQIWAEIEKIVTPGTVLATNTSSLSITEMAAGLEHPERVVGFHFFNPVAVLPLLEIIRGERTDDATLATAFAVGKELKKSSVLVKDAPAFVVNRLLTRVTSEIFQAIDAGTPLDVVNEAMDPLGLPMRPIALLQLVGPAVAYHVGETLHRAFPDRFAESENLKKIVDAGLPVMVDDEINPEVAKLVAGGAAPLSADEVRQKALDALAEEIRIMLDEGVVAEAQDIDLCMILGAGYPFHLGGVTPYLDRSGTSERVTGKRFLPQGVASLPA from the coding sequence GTGATCGAGCACCCGAACGAGGTCGTAACCAAGGCGCTCGTCCGCTTTGTCCAGGTCGGCGACAAGAAGGCCGCGCTGATCACCCTTGACAACGGGTTCGACCACAAGAAGCCGAACAGCTTCGGTCCCGGCGGCCTGACGAGTCTCGACGAGGCGATCACGGCGGCGACCGATGCGAAGCCGGCGTTCATCGCCCTCACCGGCAAGCCGTACATCTTCTGTGTCGGCGCGGACATCACCGGCATCCCCTTCCTGGCGTCCCGGGAGCAGGCGGTCGAACTCGGCGAGCTGGGCCACCGGGTCTTCGCGCGGCTCAAGAACTCGACGATTCCGACGTTCGCGTTCATCAACGGCGCCGCCCTCGGTGGCGGCCTGGAGGTGGCGCTGCACTGTCACTACCGCACGGTTTCGGGCGGCGCGGCGGCGCTGGGCCTGCCCGAGGTGGCGATCGGCCTGGTGCCCGGCTGGGGCGGCAGCCAGCTGCTCCCCAACCTGATCGGCGTGCCCGGGGCGGCCCAGGTCATCCTGCAGAACCCGCTGACCCAGAAGGTGCTGCGCCCCAAGCAGGCTGTCGAGCTGGGCGTCGCCGACCAGCTGTTCGAGCCGGCCGACTTCCTCGAGCGCTCGCTGGAGTGGGCGGCCGCGGTCGTCGACGGCGAGCTGACCGTGCAGCGGCCCGAGGTCGACAAGGACATGTGGGAGGGCGTGCTCTTCTTCGCCAAGCAGCAGCTCGACGAGAAGCTGCACGGCGCGGTCCCGAGCGCGAACAAGGCCCTTGAGCTGCTCGCTCTCGCCAAGGACGCCTCGTTCGAAGACGGCACGGCGGCCGAGACCGAGGTTTTGGCCGACCTGATCATGGGCGACGAGTCAAGGGCCAGCCTGTACGCGTTCGATCTGGTGCAGCGGCGGGCCAAGCGCCCGGTCGGCGTGCCCGACAGCTCGCTGGCCCGAAAGGTCACCAAGGTCGGCATCGTCGGCGCCGGTCTGATGGCGTCCCAGCTGGCGCTGCTGTTCGCGCGCCGCCTGCAGGTGCCGGTCGTGCTGACCGACATCGACCAGGCCCGCGTCGACAAGGGCGTGTCGTACGTGACCGAGCAGATCGACAAGCTCGTCGCCAAGCGCCGCCTCGACGAGGGCAGCGCGGCCAAGCTGCGCGGCCTGGTCAGCGGCTCGGTTGACAAGTCGGTGTTCGCCGACGCCGACTTCGTGATCGAGGCCGTCTTCGAGAACCTCGAGCTCAAGAAGCAGATCTGGGCCGAGATCGAAAAGATCGTGACGCCCGGGACGGTGCTCGCGACCAACACCAGCTCGCTGTCGATCACCGAGATGGCGGCCGGCCTGGAGCACCCGGAGCGGGTGGTCGGGTTCCACTTCTTCAACCCGGTCGCCGTCCTGCCGCTCCTCGAGATCATCAGGGGCGAGCGGACCGACGACGCCACGCTGGCCACGGCGTTCGCGGTCGGCAAGGAGCTCAAGAAGTCGTCGGTGCTGGTCAAGGACGCCCCGGCGTTCGTGGTCAACCGGCTGCTGACCCGGGTCACCAGCGAGATCTTCCAGGCGATCGACGCCGGCACCCCGCTGGACGTGGTCAACGAGGCGATGGACCCGCTGGGCCTGCCGATGCGCCCGATCGCGCTGCTGCAGCTGGTCGGGCCCGCCGTGGCGTACCACGTGGGCGAGACGCTGCACCGGGCCTTCCCCGACCGGTTCGCCGAGTCGGAGAACCTCAAGAAGATCGTGGACGCCGGCCTGCCCGTCATGGTCGACGACGAGATCAACCCCGAGGTCGCCAAGCTGGTGGCGGGCGGGGCGGCGCCGCTGAGCGCCGACGAGGTACGCCAGAAGGCCCTCGACGCCCTGGCCGAGGAGATCCGGATCATGCTCGACGAGGGCGTGGTCGCGGAGGCGCAGGACATCGACCTGTGCATGATCCTCGGCGCGGGTTACCCGTTCCACCTCGGCGGCGTGACGCCGTACCTGGACCGCAGCGGCACCTCCGAGCGGGTGACCGGCAAGCGGTTCCTGCCCCAGGGCGTGGCGAGCCTGCCCGCCTGA
- the hemE gene encoding uroporphyrinogen decarboxylase, with translation MGAPSVSWHDGAVTSVLNDSPFVRACRGQDVPHTPVWFMRQAGRSLPEYRKIRAGVGMLESCRRPELVTEITLQPVRRHQVDAAILFSDIVVPIAAAGVDLDIVAGTGPVVAEPVRAESDLERLRPITADDVDFVAESVRLLVQELGATPLIGFAGAPFTLASYLIEGGPSRTYLKTKAMMYAAPKLWDALLSRLADITLTFLRTQIEAGVSAVQLFDSWAGALSEADYREHVLPHSARVLRGLADAGVPRIHFGVGTAVLLRAMGEAGADVVGVDWRTPLDQATKIIGPDRAVQGNLDPAMLFAGWDVVRREADRVLEQGRSAPGHVFNLGHGVMPETDPDMLTRLVAHVHEAGSR, from the coding sequence ATCGGCGCGCCGAGCGTGTCGTGGCACGATGGCGCGGTGACCTCAGTCTTGAACGATTCGCCTTTTGTGCGGGCTTGCCGCGGCCAGGACGTGCCGCACACCCCGGTCTGGTTCATGCGGCAGGCGGGCCGTTCGCTGCCCGAGTATCGCAAGATCCGGGCGGGGGTCGGGATGCTGGAGTCGTGCCGGCGGCCCGAGCTGGTCACCGAGATCACACTTCAGCCCGTACGGCGTCATCAGGTCGACGCGGCGATCCTGTTCAGCGACATCGTGGTGCCGATCGCGGCGGCCGGCGTCGACCTCGACATCGTCGCCGGCACCGGGCCGGTCGTGGCGGAGCCGGTCCGCGCCGAGTCCGACCTGGAGCGGCTGCGGCCGATCACGGCGGACGACGTCGATTTCGTCGCCGAGTCGGTGCGGCTGCTCGTCCAGGAACTCGGCGCGACCCCGCTGATCGGTTTCGCCGGAGCGCCGTTCACGCTGGCCAGCTACCTCATCGAGGGCGGCCCGTCGCGCACGTACCTCAAGACCAAGGCGATGATGTACGCCGCCCCGAAGCTCTGGGACGCGCTGCTGTCCCGCCTGGCCGACATCACGCTGACCTTCCTGCGTACGCAGATCGAGGCCGGAGTGAGCGCCGTGCAGCTGTTCGACTCCTGGGCCGGGGCGCTCAGCGAGGCCGATTACCGCGAACACGTGTTGCCGCACTCGGCCCGCGTGCTGCGGGGGCTGGCCGACGCCGGGGTGCCGCGCATCCACTTCGGCGTGGGCACGGCCGTGCTGCTGCGGGCCATGGGTGAGGCCGGCGCCGACGTCGTGGGGGTCGACTGGCGCACCCCGCTCGACCAGGCCACCAAGATCATCGGGCCGGACCGTGCCGTACAGGGAAATCTCGACCCGGCGATGCTCTTCGCGGGCTGGGACGTGGTGCGGCGTGAGGCCGATCGCGTGCTCGAGCAGGGCCGCAGCGCGCCCGGGCACGTGTTCAACCTCGGTCACGGCGTGATGCCCGAGACCGATCCCGACATGCTGACCCGGCTCGTGGCGCACGTCCATGAGGCCGGCTCGCGGTAG
- the hemQ gene encoding hydrogen peroxide-dependent heme synthase: protein MSEQTNAARINELNATIRYTMWSVFRAETPLPALREELAGEVDGLFEQLSGKDVTIRGTYDVAGLRADADVMIWWHSGSPDALQEAYSLFRRSGLGRHLAPVWSQMALHRPAEFNKSHLPAFLAGEEARPYICVYPFVRSYEWYLLPDEERRHMLAEHGRMARGYPDVRANTVASFALGDYEWMLAFEADELHRIVDLMRDLRASTARRHVREEVPFYTGRRRSVSELVAALP from the coding sequence ATGAGCGAGCAGACGAACGCGGCGCGGATCAACGAGCTGAACGCGACGATCCGCTACACGATGTGGTCGGTGTTCCGGGCCGAGACGCCGCTGCCGGCGTTGCGCGAGGAACTGGCGGGCGAGGTCGACGGGCTGTTCGAGCAGCTCTCGGGCAAGGACGTGACGATCCGAGGCACGTACGACGTGGCCGGTCTGCGCGCCGACGCCGACGTGATGATCTGGTGGCACTCCGGCTCGCCTGACGCGCTGCAGGAGGCGTATTCGCTGTTCCGGCGCTCGGGGCTCGGCCGGCACCTGGCCCCGGTCTGGTCGCAGATGGCCCTGCACCGGCCGGCCGAGTTCAACAAGAGCCACCTCCCGGCTTTCCTGGCCGGCGAGGAAGCGCGCCCGTACATCTGCGTCTACCCGTTCGTGCGGTCGTACGAGTGGTATCTGCTGCCCGACGAGGAGCGCCGCCACATGCTGGCCGAGCACGGCCGGATGGCCCGCGGCTACCCTGACGTGCGGGCCAACACGGTGGCGTCGTTCGCGCTGGGCGACTACGAGTGGATGCTCGCCTTCGAGGCCGACGAGCTGCACCGCATCGTCGACCTGATGCGCGACCTGCGCGCGTCGACCGCTCGTCGCCACGTGCGTGAGGAGGTCCCGTTCTACACGGGCCGCCGCCGTTCGGTCAGCGAGCTGGTCGCCGCCCTGCCCTGA
- a CDS encoding thiolase family protein → MPREVREVVFVDGVRTPFGKAGGMYAETRADDLVIRCIRELMRRNPQLPPERVDEVAIAATTQIGDQGLTIGRTAALLSGLPKTVPGYAIDRMCAGAMTAVTNVAGGIAMGAYDVAIAGGVEHMGRHPMGEGVDPNPRIIAEKLVDPSALVMGSTAENLHDRLPQITKERADRYGLNSQLKTAKAYADGKLQPDLVPVALRSAEQGWGLATADEAPRETSMEKLATLKTPFRPHGRVTAGNAAGLNDGATAALLASEETARELGLPIAMRMVSYGFVGVEPEIMGYGPIPSTEKALKKAGLTIDDIGLFELNEAFAIQVLAFLDHYGIADDDPRVNPWGGAIAIGHPLASSGVRLMTQLARHFAEHPEVRYGLTAMCIGIGMGGTVIWENPLWEAK, encoded by the coding sequence GTGCCCCGTGAAGTACGCGAGGTCGTCTTCGTCGACGGCGTCCGCACCCCGTTCGGCAAGGCGGGCGGCATGTATGCCGAGACCCGCGCCGACGATCTGGTCATCCGCTGCATCCGCGAGCTGATGCGCCGCAATCCCCAGCTCCCGCCGGAGCGGGTGGACGAGGTCGCGATCGCGGCCACCACCCAGATCGGCGACCAGGGCCTGACCATCGGCCGCACCGCGGCCCTGCTGTCGGGCCTGCCCAAGACCGTCCCGGGCTACGCGATCGACCGCATGTGCGCGGGCGCGATGACCGCGGTGACCAACGTGGCCGGCGGCATCGCGATGGGCGCCTACGACGTGGCGATCGCCGGTGGCGTCGAGCACATGGGCCGGCACCCGATGGGTGAGGGCGTCGACCCCAACCCGCGCATCATCGCCGAGAAGCTGGTCGACCCGTCGGCGCTGGTGATGGGTTCGACGGCGGAGAACCTGCACGACCGCCTGCCGCAGATCACCAAGGAGCGGGCCGACCGTTACGGGCTGAACTCGCAGCTCAAGACGGCCAAGGCGTACGCCGACGGCAAGCTGCAGCCGGACCTGGTGCCGGTCGCGCTGCGCAGCGCCGAGCAGGGCTGGGGCCTGGCGACCGCCGACGAGGCGCCGCGTGAGACCTCGATGGAGAAGCTGGCCACGCTGAAGACCCCGTTCCGCCCGCACGGCCGGGTCACCGCGGGCAACGCGGCCGGCCTGAACGACGGGGCGACGGCGGCGCTGCTCGCGAGCGAGGAAACCGCCCGCGAGCTGGGCCTGCCGATCGCGATGCGGATGGTGTCGTACGGGTTCGTCGGCGTCGAGCCCGAGATCATGGGGTACGGCCCGATCCCGTCGACCGAGAAGGCCCTCAAGAAGGCCGGCCTGACGATCGACGACATCGGCCTGTTCGAGCTGAACGAGGCGTTCGCGATCCAGGTGCTGGCGTTCCTCGACCACTACGGCATCGCCGACGACGACCCGCGGGTCAACCCGTGGGGCGGCGCGATCGCCATCGGTCACCCGCTCGCCTCCTCCGGTGTGCGCCTGATGACGCAGCTCGCGCGGCACTTCGCCGAGCACCCCGAGGTCCGGTACGGCCTCACCGCCATGTGCATCGGCATCGGCATGGGCGGCACTGTGATCTGGGAGAACCCGCTGTGGGAGGCGAAGTGA
- the hemG gene encoding protoporphyrinogen oxidase: protein MVLVRKRVAVIGGGIAGLAAAVRLRDLTPPDTEIIVYEQSGALGGKLRTGELAGVTVERGAESFLMTGPDGVDSAAVALVKRLGLEHALVHPHRVPAALAFGGRLAPMPAGTLVGVPSDPAALGDIARAEPGRDADSGAPLLGEGQDIAVGALVRERYGPEVVDRLVDPMLGGVYAGHADRLSLGVTMPQLAAAARVEHTLSAAVRAAQAASKRVPGQPVFGALDGGLSRLVGAAASASGARISLGLPVREIARTPHGWRLLLGPAAAPPGSGAVQTDDVDAIVLAVPARPSARLLASVAPGAAEGIGGLDYASVALVALALPAGTALPELSGFLVPPSEGTLVKAATFVTRKWERPEGGPVIVRVSLGRAGEEDRLQFDDAVLTDRAHRELGELLGVALPAPVASWVQRWGGGLPQYTPGHHERLAAARAELPAGLALAGAAFDGVGIPACVESGERAAEDVCKALEDAA, encoded by the coding sequence CTGGTTCTCGTGCGAAAGCGGGTGGCAGTCATCGGAGGCGGCATCGCCGGTCTGGCAGCGGCCGTGCGACTGCGTGACCTGACCCCACCCGACACCGAAATCATCGTCTACGAGCAGAGCGGCGCCCTCGGCGGCAAGCTGCGCACCGGTGAGCTGGCCGGCGTGACCGTCGAGCGTGGCGCCGAGTCGTTCCTGATGACCGGGCCCGACGGCGTCGATTCGGCCGCTGTGGCCCTGGTCAAACGGCTGGGGCTGGAACACGCGCTGGTGCATCCGCACAGGGTTCCGGCCGCGCTGGCGTTCGGGGGCCGGTTGGCCCCGATGCCGGCCGGCACGCTGGTGGGGGTGCCGAGCGACCCGGCGGCCCTGGGGGACATCGCGCGGGCCGAGCCCGGTCGCGACGCCGACTCCGGGGCGCCACTGCTGGGCGAGGGGCAGGACATCGCGGTCGGCGCGTTGGTCCGCGAGCGTTACGGGCCCGAGGTGGTCGATCGGCTCGTCGACCCGATGCTCGGCGGCGTCTACGCGGGGCATGCCGACCGGCTGTCGCTCGGGGTCACGATGCCGCAGCTCGCGGCAGCGGCCCGGGTCGAGCACACACTGAGCGCGGCGGTGCGGGCGGCGCAGGCGGCGAGCAAGCGCGTGCCGGGGCAGCCGGTGTTCGGCGCGCTCGACGGCGGGTTGAGCCGCTTGGTGGGCGCGGCGGCTTCGGCGAGCGGCGCCCGGATCAGTCTGGGTTTGCCCGTACGCGAGATCGCCCGTACACCGCACGGCTGGCGCTTGCTGCTCGGGCCGGCCGCCGCGCCCCCTGGTTCCGGGGCGGTTCAGACGGATGACGTGGATGCGATCGTGCTGGCTGTTCCGGCGCGGCCCTCTGCGCGGCTGCTGGCTTCGGTGGCGCCCGGTGCGGCCGAGGGGATCGGCGGGCTGGACTACGCGAGCGTGGCGCTGGTCGCCCTCGCGCTGCCGGCCGGCACGGCGCTGCCCGAGTTGAGCGGCTTCTTGGTTCCGCCGAGTGAGGGCACGCTGGTCAAGGCAGCCACCTTCGTCACGCGCAAGTGGGAGCGCCCCGAGGGCGGCCCGGTGATCGTGCGGGTGTCGCTGGGGCGTGCGGGCGAGGAGGATCGTCTGCAGTTCGACGACGCGGTGCTGACCGATCGGGCGCATCGCGAACTGGGCGAGCTGCTCGGCGTAGCGTTGCCGGCGCCGGTCGCCTCGTGGGTGCAGCGCTGGGGTGGCGGCCTGCCGCAGTACACCCCGGGCCACCACGAACGGCTCGCCGCGGCTCGGGCCGAGCTGCCGGCGGGTCTGGCACTGGCGGGTGCCGCGTTCGACGGGGTGGGCATCCCGGCCTGTGTCGAGAGCGGCGAACGCGCGGCCGAAGACGTGTGCAAGGCATTGGAGGACGCAGCATGA
- a CDS encoding DUF3000 domain-containing protein yields the protein MASPSAVPPAFARAVDALRAPAPRPEILLEEIAAPQRLAPYSFAISATVLRSGDEVAGGRLILLHDPAGHEAWHGDIRLVTLVTAELEDDLAGDPMLSAVAWTWLTDALDQHSAAYTAIGGTITQTTSTRFGELAGPAPTADLEVRASWTPTGDDFAAHLQGWCAMLASTAGLPPPGVTALGASARSFS from the coding sequence ATGGCGTCCCCCTCCGCTGTCCCTCCGGCGTTCGCCCGCGCGGTCGACGCTCTGCGGGCACCGGCGCCTCGGCCCGAGATCCTGCTCGAGGAGATCGCGGCGCCGCAGCGTCTCGCGCCTTATTCGTTCGCGATCAGCGCGACCGTCCTGCGCTCGGGCGACGAGGTGGCCGGCGGCCGGCTGATCCTGCTGCACGACCCGGCTGGGCACGAGGCCTGGCACGGCGACATCCGCCTGGTCACGCTGGTCACGGCCGAGCTCGAGGACGATCTGGCGGGCGACCCGATGCTGTCCGCGGTCGCCTGGACGTGGCTGACCGACGCGCTCGACCAGCATTCGGCGGCCTACACGGCGATCGGCGGCACGATCACCCAGACCACGTCGACCCGTTTCGGCGAACTGGCCGGCCCCGCCCCCACGGCCGATCTGGAGGTACGCGCGTCGTGGACCCCGACCGGCGACGACTTCGCCGCCCACCTGCAGGGCTGGTGCGCGATGCTCGCCTCGACGGCCGGCCTGCCCCCACCGGGAGTCACCGCGCTGGGCGCGTCGGCCCGCTCGTTCTCCTGA
- a CDS encoding S1C family serine protease: MTMTYEPFTPAGSGEQRRYDGRRRAGQPEEAPQGQWAAPEGQWAAAPEARWNEPAADPWGAPPDHHPAQDHRSGFDQRAEFDQGSGQNHRAGQDQRWAEPVPADPWGEPGHGQWIEETPRQARADERWDTPAPIPRQRHAGEQPISRQRHTGEHPISGQPLATPRHTGEQPAWHAGLDRTGEPEPAPQRSGSTGNRLKPFVLGAVVLLLLVAGWQAYRIEGMSKHNQDLASVLSAERDRTDRLEKELAGVFNPEGVSSGVLPSVFRVRAGSFTGTAFSVGRKASGNQANLITNYHVVAETWTDGGRRVSLERGSTRINATIVKVDKGKDLALLRAAQTIAPLGTSTAQVKPGQQVVVVGAPLGLDDSVTTGVISAYRPNDADGPTIQFDAPINPGNSGGPVVNSSKQVVGVATAKAKDAEGIGLAIPIKTACQTLEVC, translated from the coding sequence ATGACCATGACCTACGAACCGTTCACCCCCGCGGGCTCTGGTGAGCAGCGCCGATACGACGGACGGCGCCGCGCCGGGCAGCCCGAGGAGGCCCCGCAGGGTCAGTGGGCGGCGCCCGAGGGTCAGTGGGCGGCGGCTCCGGAAGCGCGCTGGAACGAGCCTGCGGCCGATCCGTGGGGCGCCCCGCCGGATCACCACCCCGCGCAAGATCACCGATCCGGGTTCGATCAGCGGGCAGAGTTCGATCAAGGCTCCGGGCAGAATCACCGGGCCGGCCAGGATCAGCGCTGGGCCGAGCCGGTTCCGGCCGACCCGTGGGGCGAGCCGGGTCACGGCCAGTGGATCGAGGAAACGCCACGCCAGGCCCGCGCGGACGAGCGCTGGGACACGCCGGCGCCCATCCCGCGGCAGCGCCACGCCGGTGAGCAGCCGATTTCGCGGCAGCGGCACACCGGGGAACACCCGATCTCCGGGCAGCCGCTCGCGACGCCGCGGCACACCGGAGAACAGCCCGCTTGGCATGCGGGCCTCGACCGTACGGGGGAACCGGAGCCCGCCCCGCAGCGCTCCGGCTCGACCGGTAACCGTCTCAAGCCGTTCGTGCTCGGCGCCGTGGTGCTGCTGCTCCTGGTGGCGGGCTGGCAGGCGTACCGGATCGAGGGGATGAGCAAGCACAACCAGGACCTGGCCTCCGTGCTCTCGGCCGAGCGCGACCGCACCGACCGGCTCGAGAAGGAGCTGGCCGGCGTGTTCAACCCCGAGGGCGTCTCGTCGGGGGTGCTGCCGAGTGTTTTCCGGGTGCGCGCGGGCAGCTTCACCGGCACGGCGTTCTCGGTGGGCAGGAAGGCGAGCGGCAACCAGGCCAACCTGATCACGAACTATCACGTGGTCGCCGAGACGTGGACCGACGGCGGGCGGCGGGTGTCGCTGGAACGCGGCAGCACCCGGATCAACGCGACGATCGTGAAGGTCGACAAGGGCAAGGACCTGGCTCTGCTGCGGGCGGCCCAGACGATCGCCCCGCTGGGCACGTCGACGGCGCAGGTCAAGCCGGGGCAGCAGGTCGTCGTCGTGGGCGCGCCGCTCGGGCTGGACGACTCGGTCACCACCGGGGTGATCAGCGCCTACCGGCCGAACGACGCCGACGGGCCGACCATCCAGTTCGACGCGCCGATCAACCCGGGCAACTCGGGCGGTCCGGTGGTGAACTCCAGCAAGCAGGTGGTCGGCGTGGCCACGGCCAAGGCCAAGGACGCCGAGGGCATCGGCCTGGCCATCCCGATCAAGACCGCCTGCCAGACGCTGGAGGTCTGCTAG
- a CDS encoding DUF2637 domain-containing protein produces MVLEQLRRVRWAVRATLLLGVAASVVANVLHALDNPISQAIAAWPPLALLLTVELISRVPVHRRYLAVLRLVATAIIAGIAAWVSYWHMVGVAARYGETGASPYLLPLSVDGLIVVASICLVELGGRISTLEKAEAEPSAAPPRPTPVELPAEPVPGLMPSPLAAAQARVNGPSRTPGPLGPATAAALAEAATVLPQPVTRPSTRTATSAAGTNAVNRPGARAETSAAQARAGVNAASAARTGARANGRIVPAQRSTPSGRAVTAPADTPGKSRRTPAEHIALARRIKADRPGLSEAEVAAELGLSESRWRAIRREAA; encoded by the coding sequence GTGGTCCTGGAGCAACTGCGTCGCGTCCGGTGGGCCGTGCGAGCAACGCTGCTGCTCGGCGTGGCCGCCTCCGTCGTCGCCAACGTCCTGCACGCCCTGGACAACCCGATCAGCCAGGCCATCGCCGCCTGGCCGCCGCTGGCCCTGCTGCTCACCGTCGAGCTGATCTCCCGCGTCCCGGTGCACCGGCGTTACCTGGCCGTGCTCCGGCTGGTCGCCACGGCGATCATCGCGGGCATCGCGGCCTGGGTGTCGTACTGGCACATGGTCGGAGTGGCGGCCCGGTACGGCGAGACGGGCGCCTCGCCCTACCTGCTGCCGCTCTCGGTCGACGGGCTGATCGTGGTGGCGAGCATCTGCCTGGTCGAGCTGGGCGGCCGCATCTCGACGCTGGAGAAGGCCGAGGCCGAACCGTCCGCTGCCCCGCCCCGGCCCACGCCGGTCGAGCTGCCGGCCGAGCCTGTTCCCGGCCTCATGCCCAGTCCGCTGGCCGCCGCACAGGCCAGGGTCAACGGCCCATCCCGTACGCCGGGACCACTCGGACCAGCGACGGCGGCCGCCCTGGCCGAGGCCGCAACCGTGTTGCCGCAGCCGGTGACCCGCCCGTCCACCCGCACGGCGACGAGCGCGGCTGGAACAAATGCCGTAAACCGGCCAGGGGCACGGGCCGAAACCAGCGCCGCCCAGGCAAGGGCCGGAGTCAACGCCGCGTCCGCGGCCCGGACAGGGGCGCGCGCGAACGGTCGGATCGTGCCCGCGCAACGCTCGACCCCCAGCGGCCGCGCGGTGACAGCGCCCGCCGACACCCCCGGCAAGTCGCGCCGCACCCCCGCCGAGCACATCGCCCTGGCCCGCCGCATCAAGGCCGACCGCCCCGGTCTCAGCGAGGCCGAGGTCGCCGCCGAGCTGGGCCTCAGCGAGTCCCGCTGGCGGGCGATCCGCCGCGAGGCCGCGTGA
- a CDS encoding ribonuclease D: MTDEAPLRRRDTPEPERDGRPHADSPDPTSGGPEPVPLTAPREGTPRPVETSDELAEVVARMSAGTGPVAVDAERASGYRYTQRAYLVQLRRAGAGTVLIDPLPLDDLRTLDAALAESEWVLHAASQDLACLAEIGMKPRRLFDTELAARLAGFERVGLAALTEQLLGFSLEKHHSAADWSTRPLPESWLTYAALDVELLTDLRDHLAAELDRQGKTAWAAEEFAALVASADRPPRVRADPWRRTSGIHRVRGARAQSRVRALWYARDGVAARRDSAPGRVLPDSAIVAAAEADPKDERSLLGIAGFGGRSVRRLARVWLDALDEARALPDDALPINQPVEGPPPPHRWAERDPVAAARLTRCRAVVVATAEAHNLPPENLISPDFVRRLAWSPPDEVTAQTVGDTLRGFGARSWQVTLLADQLATVLPAPPTA, translated from the coding sequence GTGACCGACGAAGCACCCCTGCGCCGTCGGGACACGCCGGAGCCCGAAAGGGACGGACGACCGCACGCCGACTCGCCCGACCCGACGTCTGGCGGTCCCGAGCCCGTCCCTTTGACCGCGCCCCGCGAGGGCACCCCCCGACCGGTCGAGACCAGTGACGAACTGGCCGAGGTCGTGGCCCGCATGTCCGCCGGCACCGGCCCGGTCGCCGTCGACGCCGAGCGCGCCTCCGGCTACCGCTACACCCAGCGCGCCTATCTCGTGCAGTTGCGCCGCGCCGGGGCCGGAACGGTGCTGATCGACCCGCTGCCCCTCGACGATCTGCGCACGCTCGACGCCGCCCTGGCCGAGAGCGAGTGGGTGCTGCATGCCGCCAGCCAGGACCTGGCCTGCCTGGCCGAGATCGGAATGAAACCGCGCCGGCTGTTCGACACCGAGCTGGCCGCGCGGCTGGCCGGGTTCGAGCGGGTCGGCCTGGCCGCGCTGACCGAGCAACTGCTGGGCTTCTCACTCGAGAAGCACCATTCGGCGGCCGACTGGTCGACCCGGCCGCTGCCCGAGTCGTGGCTGACCTACGCCGCTCTCGACGTCGAGTTGCTGACCGACCTCCGGGACCACTTGGCGGCCGAACTCGACCGCCAGGGCAAGACGGCGTGGGCCGCCGAGGAGTTCGCGGCCCTGGTCGCCAGCGCCGACCGTCCGCCGCGTGTGCGTGCCGACCCCTGGCGGCGTACGTCCGGGATACACCGCGTACGGGGCGCCCGGGCCCAGTCGCGGGTGCGCGCCCTCTGGTACGCCCGCGACGGCGTGGCCGCCCGCCGCGACTCGGCGCCCGGCCGTGTGCTGCCCGACTCCGCGATCGTCGCCGCCGCCGAGGCCGACCCGAAGGACGAACGCAGCCTGCTCGGCATCGCCGGTTTCGGCGGCCGCTCGGTGCGCCGCCTGGCCCGGGTGTGGCTCGACGCTCTCGACGAGGCACGCGCCCTGCCCGACGACGCGCTGCCGATCAACCAGCCGGTCGAGGGCCCACCCCCGCCGCACCGCTGGGCCGAACGAGACCCGGTGGCAGCCGCGCGCCTGACCCGCTGCCGCGCCGTAGTGGTCGCCACCGCCGAGGCCCACAACCTGCCCCCGGAAAACCTGATCAGCCCCGATTTCGTACGCCGCCTGGCCTGGTCCCCGCCCGACGAGGTCACGGCCCAGACGGTCGGCGACACGTTGCGCGGCTTCGGCGCCCGCAGCTGGCAGGTGACGCTGCTGGCCGACCAGCTGGCGACGGTCCTCCCCGCACCGCCCACCGCCTGA